One Herbaspirillum rubrisubalbicans genomic window carries:
- a CDS encoding ATP-dependent DNA helicase: MNAATDAGQISAPRYTVSVRALCEFTAKQGDLDLRFTPTPTAQEGIAGHAIVAARRGQGYQSEVVLAADHGPLHVRGRADGYEPGQHRLEEVKTYRGQLSSLPDNHRHLHWAQLRVYGHLMCLKLGLPSIHLALVYFDIGSQQETVLEEERSSEELASLFAGQCERFVHWAEQELAHRAARDAALQALRFPYGDFRPGQRQLAEAVFRAHRGRRSLLAQAPTGIGKTLGTLFPALKAAPGERLDKILFLAAKTPGRQLALDAAASLKGNGQLPLRVLELCARDKACEYPDRLCRGDACPLAQGFYDRLPAARAACLTQPLLDRQHLREVALQHQVCPYYLGSEMTRWSDVIVGDYNYWFDGGAMLYGMALAHDWRVSVLADEAHNLVARARSMYSAQLSRASLRAARAVAPPSIAKPLEKLGRAWTAAGKKADLPYQVLEAPPPKFVDALSSSVGAISDYLAQVAVPLEAPLRDFYFDAMAFVRLAESFGPHSLLDLTREDERNTVLCIRNVVPAPFLGPRFALAHATTLFSATLAPWHYFADLLGMPASTAWIDVDSPFHASQLQVRLAHDISTTWQRRAASIAPICALMARQFNERPGNYLAFFSSFEYMQQAHDALLRTHPEIPVWQQSRRMSEDDRDAFLARFEAGGQGIGFAVLGGSFGEGVDLPGRRLIGAFVATLGLPQFNPVNEQLRQRMEALFGCGYDYTYLYPGMQKVVQAAGRVIRTESDQGTVWLIDQRFSRPEVRALLPAWWALPGHGADQADKSNEA; this comes from the coding sequence ATGAACGCAGCCACTGATGCCGGCCAGATCAGCGCCCCACGCTACACCGTCTCGGTGCGCGCCCTGTGCGAATTCACGGCCAAGCAGGGTGACCTGGACCTGCGTTTCACGCCCACGCCCACCGCCCAGGAAGGCATCGCCGGTCACGCCATCGTGGCCGCGCGGCGCGGGCAGGGGTATCAGTCCGAAGTCGTGCTGGCCGCCGACCATGGCCCGCTGCACGTGCGCGGGCGCGCCGATGGCTACGAGCCCGGCCAGCATCGGCTGGAAGAAGTGAAGACCTATCGTGGCCAGCTCTCCAGTCTGCCCGACAATCATCGCCACCTGCACTGGGCACAATTGCGCGTCTATGGTCACCTGATGTGCCTGAAGCTAGGGTTGCCCAGCATCCACCTGGCGCTGGTCTATTTCGATATCGGCAGCCAGCAGGAAACGGTGCTGGAGGAAGAGCGCAGCAGTGAGGAACTTGCTTCACTTTTTGCCGGGCAATGTGAACGTTTCGTACACTGGGCCGAGCAGGAACTGGCGCATCGCGCCGCACGCGATGCAGCCTTGCAGGCGCTGCGCTTTCCCTATGGCGATTTCCGTCCCGGACAGCGGCAACTGGCAGAGGCGGTATTTCGCGCCCATCGCGGTCGGCGCAGCCTGCTGGCGCAAGCGCCGACGGGCATCGGCAAGACGCTGGGGACGCTCTTTCCGGCATTGAAGGCGGCGCCCGGGGAGCGACTGGACAAGATCCTGTTCCTCGCCGCCAAGACCCCGGGCCGGCAACTGGCGCTGGACGCGGCGGCCAGTCTCAAGGGCAACGGTCAGCTGCCGCTACGCGTGCTGGAACTGTGCGCCCGCGACAAGGCCTGCGAATACCCGGACCGCTTGTGCCGGGGCGATGCCTGCCCGCTGGCCCAGGGCTTCTATGATCGTTTGCCGGCAGCGCGCGCCGCTTGCCTGACGCAGCCCTTGCTGGATCGCCAGCACCTGCGCGAGGTGGCCTTGCAGCACCAGGTCTGCCCTTACTACCTGGGCAGCGAAATGACGCGCTGGAGCGATGTCATTGTCGGCGACTACAACTACTGGTTCGATGGGGGGGCCATGCTCTATGGCATGGCCTTGGCGCATGACTGGCGCGTGAGCGTGCTGGCCGATGAAGCCCACAACCTGGTAGCGCGCGCCCGCAGCATGTACAGCGCGCAATTGAGCCGCGCCAGCCTGCGCGCCGCGCGTGCGGTAGCCCCACCATCCATCGCCAAGCCGCTGGAAAAACTGGGCCGCGCCTGGACCGCCGCCGGCAAGAAAGCTGACTTGCCTTACCAGGTGCTGGAAGCGCCGCCGCCCAAGTTCGTCGATGCGTTAAGCAGCAGCGTGGGGGCCATCAGTGATTACCTGGCCCAGGTGGCGGTGCCGCTGGAAGCGCCGCTGCGCGATTTCTATTTCGATGCCATGGCCTTCGTGCGCCTGGCCGAGAGTTTTGGTCCGCACTCCCTGTTGGACCTCACGCGCGAAGATGAACGCAATACCGTGCTGTGCATCCGCAACGTGGTACCGGCACCGTTCCTGGGGCCGCGCTTTGCGCTGGCCCATGCCACCACGCTGTTCTCGGCCACGCTGGCGCCCTGGCATTATTTTGCCGACCTGCTGGGGATGCCGGCCTCGACCGCCTGGATCGACGTCGATTCCCCTTTCCACGCCAGCCAGTTGCAGGTGCGCCTGGCGCATGACATCTCCACCACCTGGCAACGTCGCGCCGCCTCGATTGCGCCGATCTGCGCGCTGATGGCGCGCCAGTTCAATGAACGGCCGGGCAATTACCTGGCGTTCTTTTCCAGCTTCGAGTATATGCAACAGGCGCACGATGCCTTGCTCCGTACTCACCCCGAGATCCCTGTCTGGCAACAGTCGCGCCGCATGTCGGAGGATGACCGCGATGCTTTCCTGGCGCGCTTCGAAGCGGGCGGGCAGGGCATCGGCTTTGCAGTGCTGGGCGGCTCCTTCGGGGAAGGGGTGGACCTGCCGGGTCGGCGTTTGATCGGCGCCTTCGTCGCCACGCTGGGACTGCCGCAATTCAATCCGGTCAACGAGCAACTGCGCCAACGTATGGAGGCGCTCTTTGGCTGTGGCTATGACTACACCTATCTCTATCCCGGAATGCAGAAAGTGGTGCAGGCGGCCGGGCGCGTGATCCGCACCGAATCCGACCAGGGCACGGTCTGGCTGATCGATCAGCGCTTCAGCCGTCCCGAGGTACGCGCCTTGTTGCCGGCGTGGTGGGCATTGCCGGGCCATGGGGCAGACCAGGCCGATAAGTCCAATGAGGCATGA
- the bcsQ gene encoding cellulose biosynthesis protein BcsQ, producing MGNDISNLLSKFGATVDGYLEVEAAIDYKEPSRKAKAPQVAAPAEPGAAAPAPVGEAGATAPLPQDRSVSAPQRIEPVIEPVMAPIQEAPIIPVSEPVVAPVVAASPIQSPSQPTVQSPVQSNASRVPPSVVDVAAPVSAKIASLVPPAPPAVPNLLRSMLGEAAQQRQAQQEASPEGGSAGLSYGPPPSTPAHVIAVVSPKGGVGKTTLCSALACSLARHGRVIAVDLDPQNALQYHLCVNAEPVPAVAGQAADWRAALSSGMAATQVVTHTVVAREGEAATAQLMAQDPHWLMRQLQAMHLQAGDVVLLDLPAGQTPYLEQALQAADQVLAVVTPDAGSFLALEHMRQELHGRNNCRYVVNKYDDSRSFCQDMLEVLRRWMGPRLAGVIALDHAISEGLAYGFNPLVKAGHSVAYDQLQGISDTLRATMAKSAVAGGRA from the coding sequence ATGGGAAACGATATCTCCAACTTGCTGAGCAAGTTCGGGGCAACGGTGGACGGCTACCTCGAAGTCGAGGCCGCAATCGACTACAAGGAACCGTCGCGCAAGGCGAAGGCGCCTCAGGTGGCGGCGCCAGCCGAGCCGGGGGCTGCCGCGCCAGCGCCCGTGGGGGAGGCCGGCGCGACGGCACCCTTGCCGCAGGACCGGTCAGTTTCCGCGCCGCAGCGTATCGAACCGGTCATCGAACCGGTGATGGCACCCATCCAGGAAGCGCCCATCATTCCAGTGTCGGAACCTGTGGTGGCGCCTGTCGTGGCAGCCTCCCCGATCCAGTCGCCATCTCAGCCGACCGTCCAGTCACCAGTTCAGTCCAATGCGTCGCGGGTACCGCCGTCCGTGGTCGATGTCGCGGCGCCCGTCAGTGCCAAGATCGCCTCGTTGGTACCGCCCGCGCCCCCCGCCGTGCCCAACCTGCTGCGCTCGATGCTGGGCGAAGCCGCCCAGCAACGCCAGGCCCAGCAAGAGGCCAGTCCCGAGGGAGGGAGCGCAGGCCTGTCCTACGGCCCGCCCCCTAGCACTCCGGCGCATGTCATTGCCGTAGTGTCGCCCAAGGGCGGCGTAGGCAAGACCACCCTGTGTTCGGCCCTGGCGTGCAGCTTGGCGCGTCACGGGCGCGTTATCGCCGTTGATCTCGATCCCCAGAATGCCTTGCAATACCACCTCTGTGTCAATGCCGAGCCGGTTCCTGCCGTGGCTGGCCAGGCCGCCGACTGGCGCGCCGCGCTCAGTAGCGGCATGGCGGCCACCCAAGTGGTGACCCATACCGTGGTGGCCCGCGAGGGCGAAGCGGCCACGGCCCAGTTGATGGCCCAGGATCCCCATTGGCTGATGCGCCAGTTGCAGGCCATGCACCTGCAAGCGGGCGATGTGGTGCTGCTGGATCTGCCGGCTGGCCAAACGCCCTATCTGGAACAGGCCTTGCAAGCGGCCGACCAGGTGCTGGCGGTGGTGACGCCCGATGCCGGTTCTTTCCTGGCGCTGGAACACATGCGCCAGGAGCTGCATGGCCGCAACAATTGCCGCTACGTGGTCAACAAGTACGACGACAGCCGCAGCTTCTGCCAGGACATGCTGGAAGTGCTCAGGCGCTGGATGGGGCCGCGCCTGGCCGGGGTGATCGCACTCGACCACGCCATCAGCGAAGGCTTGGCCTATGGCTTCAATCCGCTGGTCAAGGCCGGCCACTCGGTGGCCTATGACCAGCTCCAGGGCATCAGCGACACGCTGCGTGCCACCATGGCCAAGAGCGCCGTCGCAGGTGGGCGTGCATGA
- the bcsA gene encoding UDP-forming cellulose synthase catalytic subunit, whose translation MMTGPQSNYQVPSPSLTPSEEAAAATISPHPPGQEPSAKPSANRLQQWIQNIGDRLEALPRRPRRWLQLGLLLFATLLALLIISIPLDFRAQCVFAIGCFIAALVLRKQSGRFPVLVLITLSMIVSMRYMYWRISSTLGFESWLDIVFGYGLLAAELYSLIVLTLGYLQTAWPLRRKPLMLTMPPSEWPTVDVFIPSYNESLDIVSLTIFAAQAIDWPQDKLRVHVLDDGRREEFREFCDNIGVNYLVRSDNKHAKAGNLNEALKVTDGEFVAIFDADHVPTRSFLQICLGWFYKDPKLAMLQTPHFFFSPDPFEKNLNTFRSVPNEGELFYGLVQDGNDLWNAAFFCGSCAVMRRTALMEIGGIAVETLTEDAHTALKMNRAGYNTAYLAIPQAAGLATENLARHIRQRVRWARGMAQIFRVDNPLKGRGLKLGQRLCYLNAMLHFFYGLPRLIFLTAPLTYLFFGAHIFHAPALMITAYVLPHVLHASLTNSRIQGRFRHSFWNEVYETVLAWYILGPVMLALVNPKLGGFNVTDKGGIITENHFDWKLARPYIVLLTLNILGLCFGVWLLIKGDPNALTTILINMAWTVYNVIISSASMAVASETRQIRSEPRVAAELPARIKLPDGSVIEGTTLDFSQKGIGLRLPAGVSVARQSLIEVTLFRNEQEKVFPAIVVFSRNDMVGAQFHELTLRQQSELVRLTFSRADIWANNWGKSRPDTPLKSLREVTGIGMNGVRELLKATLIKLRLWRDTRRQARAAATTVPTASAPPDMENTLEKQ comes from the coding sequence ATGATGACCGGACCACAATCGAATTACCAAGTGCCATCGCCATCGTTAACTCCTTCCGAGGAAGCGGCCGCAGCCACGATCTCGCCCCATCCACCTGGTCAGGAACCCTCTGCCAAGCCCTCGGCCAATCGCCTGCAACAGTGGATCCAGAACATCGGCGACCGACTCGAAGCCTTGCCACGGCGCCCGCGTCGCTGGCTGCAGTTGGGCCTGCTGTTGTTTGCGACGCTGCTGGCGCTGTTGATCATCTCGATACCGCTGGACTTCCGCGCCCAGTGCGTATTCGCCATCGGCTGCTTCATTGCGGCGCTGGTGCTGCGCAAGCAATCGGGACGCTTCCCGGTGCTGGTGTTGATTACGCTGTCGATGATCGTGTCGATGCGCTACATGTACTGGCGCATCAGTTCCACCCTGGGCTTTGAAAGCTGGCTGGACATCGTCTTCGGCTATGGTCTCCTGGCCGCCGAACTGTATTCGCTCATCGTGCTCACGCTGGGTTATCTGCAGACCGCCTGGCCGCTGCGCCGCAAGCCGCTGATGCTGACCATGCCGCCCTCGGAGTGGCCGACGGTGGACGTCTTCATTCCTTCCTACAACGAGTCGCTGGACATCGTTTCTCTGACCATCTTCGCCGCGCAAGCCATCGATTGGCCGCAGGACAAGCTGCGCGTGCACGTGCTGGACGATGGCCGGCGTGAAGAATTCCGCGAGTTCTGCGACAACATCGGCGTGAACTACCTGGTGCGCTCCGATAACAAGCACGCCAAGGCCGGTAACCTCAATGAAGCGCTCAAGGTCACCGATGGCGAATTCGTGGCCATCTTCGATGCCGACCACGTGCCCACGCGTTCCTTCCTGCAGATCTGCCTGGGCTGGTTCTACAAGGACCCCAAGCTGGCCATGCTGCAGACGCCGCACTTCTTCTTCTCGCCCGATCCGTTCGAGAAGAACTTGAATACCTTCCGCTCGGTGCCCAACGAAGGTGAACTTTTCTACGGTCTGGTACAGGATGGCAATGACCTGTGGAATGCCGCCTTCTTCTGCGGTTCCTGCGCCGTCATGCGCCGCACGGCCTTGATGGAAATCGGCGGTATCGCGGTGGAAACCCTGACCGAAGATGCCCACACGGCACTGAAGATGAACCGCGCCGGCTACAACACCGCCTATCTCGCCATTCCCCAGGCCGCCGGCCTGGCCACCGAGAACCTGGCGCGTCACATCCGCCAGCGCGTGCGCTGGGCGCGTGGCATGGCGCAGATCTTCCGGGTCGACAATCCTCTGAAGGGCCGTGGCCTGAAGCTGGGCCAGCGGCTGTGCTATCTCAATGCCATGCTGCACTTCTTCTATGGCTTGCCGCGCCTGATCTTCCTTACCGCGCCCTTGACCTATCTGTTCTTCGGCGCCCACATCTTCCACGCCCCGGCGCTGATGATCACGGCCTACGTGCTGCCCCACGTGCTGCACGCCAGCCTGACCAACTCGCGCATCCAGGGACGTTTCCGCCACTCCTTCTGGAACGAGGTCTACGAAACGGTGCTGGCCTGGTACATCCTGGGGCCGGTGATGCTGGCCCTGGTCAACCCCAAGCTGGGGGGCTTCAACGTCACCGACAAGGGCGGCATCATCACCGAGAACCACTTCGACTGGAAGCTGGCGCGGCCCTATATCGTGCTGCTCACCCTGAACATCCTGGGCCTGTGCTTTGGCGTGTGGTTGCTGATCAAGGGCGACCCCAATGCGCTGACCACCATCCTCATCAACATGGCCTGGACCGTCTACAACGTCATCATCAGCAGCGCCTCCATGGCGGTGGCCAGTGAAACCCGCCAGATCCGCAGCGAGCCACGGGTGGCCGCTGAACTGCCGGCGCGTATCAAGCTGCCCGATGGCAGCGTGATCGAGGGCACCACCTTGGACTTTTCGCAGAAGGGCATCGGCCTGCGTCTGCCGGCAGGCGTGAGCGTGGCGCGCCAAAGCCTGATCGAGGTGACTCTGTTCCGCAACGAGCAGGAAAAGGTCTTCCCCGCGATCGTGGTGTTCAGCCGCAACGACATGGTGGGGGCGCAGTTCCACGAACTGACGCTGCGCCAGCAAAGCGAACTGGTGCGCCTGACCTTCTCGCGTGCCGACATCTGGGCCAACAACTGGGGCAAGAGCCGTCCCGATACGCCCTTGAAATCCTTGCGCGAAGTCACGGGCATCGGCATGAACGGCGTGCGCGAATTGCTCAAGGCCACCCTGATAAAACTGCGCCTGTGGCGCGACACCCGGCGCCAGGCGCGCGCAGCAGCAACGACGGTGCCCACTGCATCGGCCCCTCCCGACATGGAAAACACTTTGGAAAAACAATAA